From a single Falco peregrinus isolate bFalPer1 chromosome 10, bFalPer1.pri, whole genome shotgun sequence genomic region:
- the JUN gene encoding transcription factor Jun has protein sequence MSAKMEPTFYEDALNASFVPPESGGYGYNNAKVLKQNMTLNLSDPSSNLKPHLRNKNADILTSPDVGLLKLASPELERLIIQSSNGLITTTPTPTQFLCPKNVTDEQEGFAEGFVRALAELHNQNTMPSVTSAAQPVNSGMAPVSSMAGNSSFNTNLHSEPPVYANLSNFNPNALNSAPNYNTNNMGYAPQHHINPQMPVQHPRLQALKEEPQTVPEMPGETPPLSPIDMESQERIKAERKRMRNRIAASKCRKRKLERIARLEEKVKTLKAQNSELASTANMLREQVAQLKQKVMNHVNSGCQLMLTQQLQTF, from the coding sequence ATGAGTGCAAAGATGGAGCCTACTTTCTACGAGGATGCTCTGAACGCCAGCTTCGTGCCGCCGGAGAGCGGCGGGTATGGATATAATAACGCCAAAGTGCTGAAGCAGAACATGACGCTGAACCTGTCCGACCCATCCAGCAACCTGAAGCCGCACCTGAGGAACAAGAACGCCGACATCCTCACCTCCCCCGACGTGGGGCTCCTGAAACTGGCCTCGCCTGAACTGGAGCGGCTCATCATCCAGTCCAGCAACGGGTTAATCACCACCACGCCAACCCCGACGCAGTTCCTCTGCCCCAAAAACGTTACCGACGAGCAAGAGGGGTTCGCGGAAGGCTTTGTGAGAGCCTTGGCGGAACTGCACAACCAGAACACCATGCCCAGCGTGACCTCCGCCGCTCAACCTGTGAACAGCGGCATGGCACCTGTGTCCTCCATGGCCGGCAACAGTAGCTTCAATACAAATTTGCACAGTGAGCCCCCGGTGTACGCTAATCTCAGCAACTTCAACCCCAACGCGCTCAACTCCGCACCTAACTACAACACAAACAACATGGGCTACGCACCTCAGCATCACATAAACCCCCAGATGCCGGTGCAGCATCCCAGGCTTCAGGCTTTGAAAGAAGAGCCTCAGACTGTACCTGAAATGCCAGGGGAAACTCCTCCCCTGTCTCCTATTGATATGGAGTCGCAGGAGAGAATCAAAGCCGAGAGAAAACGTATGAGAAACAGAATCGCAGCATCCAAATGCCGGAAAAGGAAGTTGGAAAGGATTGCCAGGttggaagaaaaagtgaaaactttGAAAGCCCAGAACTCAGAGCTGGCATCCACTGCCAACATGCTCAGAGAACAGGTTGCACAGCTTAAGCAGAAGGTCATGAACCATGTCAACAGCGGGTGCCAGCTAATGCTAACACAACAGTTGCAAACGTTTTGA